The following proteins are encoded in a genomic region of Methanoculleus bourgensis MS2:
- a CDS encoding lipase family alpha/beta hydrolase: MPTNPERCPAVLVHGWRSHPGIWNRLTPGLSGAAVPCWNFDHTAMQNDGTEAIALALQDYIHAKRRETGYGGPVDLVCHSMGTCIARYLLEVLDGGAQEEQVRLLVGIGPPNNGSAMAELFNDPDLGPEVIRSLAGVFVPRDYDPNDDTIVQEFRPRSRTVAALQAAGTRDDIAYRIILAANLTETPAFFPAFGGRTWELAPDGEWRTTYAGDGIVPHTDSYLPGAVLDILPRDPGDLARNPEHYCHTGLPRNPEVVARIMEYLANPDAVPGRVSPAP, encoded by the coding sequence ATTCCGACAAACCCGGAGCGATGCCCGGCAGTCCTGGTCCACGGGTGGAGGAGTCATCCCGGCATCTGGAACCGTCTCACCCCCGGGCTCTCGGGCGCGGCGGTGCCCTGCTGGAACTTCGACCACACAGCGATGCAGAACGACGGAACAGAGGCAATTGCCCTCGCCCTCCAGGACTACATCCATGCAAAGCGCCGAGAGACCGGGTACGGAGGCCCGGTCGACCTTGTCTGCCACTCAATGGGGACCTGCATCGCCCGCTACCTGCTCGAGGTCCTCGACGGCGGCGCACAGGAAGAGCAGGTCAGGCTGCTCGTCGGGATCGGCCCGCCGAACAACGGTTCAGCAATGGCCGAACTCTTCAACGACCCCGACCTGGGCCCTGAGGTGATCCGGAGTCTTGCAGGCGTCTTCGTGCCGCGGGACTACGATCCTAACGATGACACCATCGTCCAGGAGTTTCGGCCCCGGAGCAGGACCGTTGCGGCACTCCAGGCCGCAGGCACCCGCGACGATATCGCCTACCGGATCATCCTGGCCGCGAACCTCACCGAGACACCGGCGTTCTTCCCGGCCTTCGGCGGCAGGACATGGGAACTCGCCCCGGACGGAGAGTGGCGGACGACGTACGCCGGCGACGGGATCGTCCCTCATACCGACTCATACCTCCCGGGAGCGGTCCTCGATATCCTCCCGCGAGACCCGGGGGACCTCGCCCGGAACCCGGAGCACTACTGCCACACCGGGCTGCCGAGGAACCCTGAGGTCGTCGCGCGGATCATGGAGTACCTCGCTAACCCTGACGCCGTGCCCGGCAGGGTCTCTCCTGCACCGTGA
- a CDS encoding winged helix-turn-helix transcriptional regulator, whose amino-acid sequence MQGIRYLIAVMVVLLFIAAPAGARTYEVISGYENAPAGGATLTSPIEVEFWELPVWLLVMQLACIPVELLAPLKFWGYLGYRRISRENLLDNTVRAQVFSCIVDHPGIHFHGIAQETGIRPGTLRYHLGILQRHHVIVLVKSDGYARFFRNDGTYSEPEQRLLAHLRRGVPHDILALLLRRPSATRTELAEDLGVAGPTITWHMKRLERDHLVSAERDGRCVRYRIPGERAPEVRRWLCDQA is encoded by the coding sequence ATGCAAGGGATCAGGTATCTCATTGCGGTGATGGTCGTGCTCCTCTTCATTGCGGCTCCTGCCGGAGCGCGGACGTACGAGGTGATCTCGGGCTACGAGAATGCGCCAGCGGGCGGAGCCACGCTGACCTCCCCGATAGAGGTGGAATTCTGGGAACTCCCGGTCTGGCTCCTCGTCATGCAACTTGCCTGCATCCCCGTCGAGCTACTCGCCCCTCTCAAATTCTGGGGATATCTCGGATACCGCAGGATCAGCCGTGAGAACCTGCTCGATAACACCGTCCGTGCGCAGGTCTTCTCTTGTATCGTGGACCATCCGGGGATACACTTTCACGGCATCGCCCAGGAGACTGGGATACGGCCGGGAACGCTCCGATACCATCTGGGTATTCTCCAGAGGCATCATGTGATCGTGCTCGTGAAATCGGACGGGTATGCCCGGTTTTTCAGAAACGACGGCACCTACTCCGAGCCCGAGCAGCGGTTGCTGGCCCACCTGCGCCGGGGGGTTCCGCACGACATTCTGGCGCTACTGCTCCGACGTCCGTCAGCAACCCGGACGGAACTTGCCGAGGACCTGGGAGTGGCAGGGCCGACGATCACGTGGCACATGAAGCGCCTCGAGCGCGATCACCTCGTCTCCGCCGAGCGCGACGGGAGATGCGTTCGGTACCGCATCCCTGGCGAGAGGGCGCCCGAAGTCAGAAGATGGCTCTGCGACCAGGCCTGA
- a CDS encoding ABC transporter ATP-binding protein, whose amino-acid sequence MIRFEHLTKEYGGNRVVDDLTFSISQGEIFGLLGPNGAGKSTTILMLVGLIEPTGGRCFIDGVDVVSEPIRVKHRIGYMPEDVGFYADLTAAANLDFFGQLYGMEPAQRKRRIDELLALVGLDEATKPVGEFSKGMRQRLGLAKALLNDPAVLILDEPTANLDPPGAADFRRIIGSAAEEGKTVLISSHILPEVDRICTTVGILARGRLVAGGAPGNLLQNRESGTVAISVETRDPMPDLTLGEITNVVYDDSRKKAVVTAGADIADDIVDFLVARGVGVLRITDNRPSLESIVLSYYREA is encoded by the coding sequence ATGATCCGGTTTGAACATCTGACGAAAGAGTACGGCGGCAACCGTGTCGTCGACGACCTGACCTTCAGTATCTCGCAGGGCGAGATCTTCGGCCTGCTCGGTCCGAACGGCGCAGGAAAGAGTACCACGATCCTCATGCTGGTCGGACTGATCGAGCCGACCGGTGGGCGGTGCTTCATCGACGGCGTAGACGTCGTGAGCGAGCCTATTCGAGTGAAGCACCGGATCGGCTACATGCCCGAGGATGTTGGGTTCTACGCGGACCTTACGGCTGCCGCGAACCTCGACTTCTTCGGACAACTCTACGGGATGGAGCCCGCACAACGGAAACGGCGGATCGACGAACTGCTCGCGCTTGTCGGCCTCGACGAAGCGACAAAACCGGTCGGGGAGTTCTCGAAGGGGATGCGGCAACGGCTCGGACTCGCCAAGGCGCTGCTCAACGATCCGGCCGTCCTCATCCTCGACGAGCCTACGGCGAACCTCGACCCGCCCGGCGCCGCCGACTTCAGGCGCATCATCGGGAGCGCGGCGGAAGAAGGAAAGACCGTGCTCATATCTTCCCACATCCTCCCTGAAGTTGACAGGATCTGCACCACCGTCGGTATCCTCGCGCGGGGGCGGCTCGTCGCAGGCGGCGCTCCCGGGAACCTCCTACAGAACCGCGAGTCCGGGACGGTCGCTATCTCCGTGGAGACCCGCGACCCGATGCCGGACCTGACCCTTGGGGAGATCACGAACGTGGTCTACGACGACTCGCGGAAGAAGGCCGTCGTTACGGCCGGTGCGGATATCGCCGACGATATCGTCGATTTCCTTGTCGCCCGGGGGGTCGGGGTCCTGCGGATCACGGACAACCGTCCGTCGCTTGAAAGCATCGTTCTCTCCTACTACCGGGAGGCGTGA
- a CDS encoding 4Fe-4S binding protein: protein MNHDLKAAVLRRCRRMEIPLVGVAGTGRWENPPFEPWMPEEFYPQSIFPLARSVIVIGLPVHLPVLATAPSIYYHELYKTVNTLLDQYTYRLASFLNDRGYPSVFVPRDGYGSIEVLRKNPVAFFSHRHAAFLAGLGTFGVNNALITPEYGPRVRFGSVLTAADLPPDPLREDDLCTRCMKCVEACPAGALDGRDYPEGLTDKAACAANSADLARRHISPCGICITVCPVGEDRQHYAPAGGEEPRYRRAREHVQRYGGL from the coding sequence ATGAACCACGACCTGAAGGCAGCAGTCCTCCGCCGGTGCCGGAGGATGGAGATCCCGCTCGTCGGGGTCGCGGGCACGGGCCGGTGGGAGAACCCGCCGTTTGAACCCTGGATGCCGGAGGAGTTCTACCCGCAATCGATATTTCCTCTCGCCCGGTCTGTGATCGTCATCGGCCTCCCGGTCCACCTCCCGGTGCTTGCGACCGCTCCTTCGATCTACTACCACGAACTGTATAAGACCGTCAACACCCTGCTCGACCAGTACACTTATCGGCTCGCGTCGTTCCTCAACGACCGCGGTTACCCCTCGGTCTTCGTCCCCCGGGACGGCTACGGGAGCATCGAGGTCCTCCGGAAGAACCCCGTCGCATTCTTCTCGCACCGGCACGCCGCATTCCTCGCCGGACTCGGGACCTTCGGCGTGAACAATGCCCTCATCACGCCCGAATACGGTCCCCGGGTCAGGTTCGGTTCGGTCCTCACCGCCGCAGACCTCCCGCCCGACCCCCTGCGTGAAGATGACCTCTGCACCCGGTGCATGAAGTGTGTCGAGGCCTGTCCTGCGGGTGCGCTCGACGGGCGGGACTACCCCGAAGGGCTCACAGATAAGGCAGCCTGCGCCGCGAACAGCGCCGATCTCGCCCGGCGCCACATCTCCCCCTGCGGCATCTGCATCACGGTCTGCCCGGTGGGGGAGGACCGGCAGCATTACGCCCCTGCCGGTGGCGAGGAACCCCGGTACCGCCGGGCCCGGGAACACGTACAGAGGTATGGTGGGCTGTAA
- a CDS encoding mechanosensitive ion channel family protein encodes MAKEDVTAQILAPFEPAQELARNVILFLPNIIAAIIILIIGWILGRILGRVVAEILNRIGVDDALRKTSVGAHIEKSGVSIVRLFDLIVRWLIYLIAILAAVSVLQIASLTAAVAAIVAYIPNIIAFILILVVGIILIDWLMDLLEGMGEAQRIEGFGVIAMALRAFLYFIVVILALQQLLLDLSIIYVFVVPLAWGVALGLGAAIAIIVGLGLKDRAPEMMDRLTGRVKQE; translated from the coding sequence GTGGCAAAAGAAGACGTCACGGCGCAGATACTGGCGCCGTTTGAGCCAGCTCAAGAACTGGCCCGCAATGTCATTCTGTTTCTACCAAACATCATTGCAGCAATCATCATTCTCATCATCGGCTGGATCCTGGGACGGATCCTTGGAAGAGTTGTTGCCGAGATCCTCAACCGGATCGGTGTCGACGACGCCCTCAGGAAGACGTCGGTCGGGGCACACATCGAGAAGTCGGGGGTGAGTATCGTCCGGTTATTCGATCTCATCGTCCGCTGGCTCATCTACCTCATCGCGATCCTCGCGGCTGTCAGCGTCCTCCAGATTGCATCCCTGACGGCGGCGGTCGCGGCCATCGTGGCCTACATCCCGAACATCATCGCGTTCATCCTGATCCTGGTCGTCGGGATCATCCTGATCGACTGGCTCATGGACCTCCTCGAGGGTATGGGAGAAGCGCAGAGGATCGAGGGTTTCGGTGTGATCGCGATGGCACTAAGGGCGTTCCTCTACTTTATCGTCGTCATCCTCGCGCTCCAGCAGCTCCTGCTCGACCTCTCGATCATCTACGTCTTCGTCGTCCCGCTCGCCTGGGGAGTTGCGCTCGGGCTTGGTGCGGCGATCGCCATCATCGTCGGGCTCGGTCTCAAGGACCGGGCGCCTGAGATGATGGACCGGTTGACGGGCAGGGTAAAACAGGAATAA
- a CDS encoding efflux RND transporter permease subunit, translated as MKNPYAWLAAAINNHTWTVAGVAVAVFILAFFGLSMVTMETGDDTYIDKTTTRGALLAHYKDTYGSDAVMLIYEADSVRSLEVLRYIDNLHEDLRNERYVAGVTGVVDLLKQANGGTLPASKAEIDAIIGQAPPEIVERMMPSDLMTLSVITLEPGVSLDAQGRVLENIESAISISEPPPGLSVTVSGNPAFAKAMGEAIGTEMGVLILAAMLLMVLAVSFLFSHVRYRLLPVAVVAVGLIMTFGFMGLFGIPVSMTVVGAFPVLIGIGIDYAIQLHARFDEEIRRSTIPEAIRATVTQMGPSVLIAMTATSLGFIAMFFAPVPMVADFGSVCTIGVISCYVAALIIVPVFAIITRYQPKKETGSSAEPDNSLIERYNRLLGRLAYTIAKHPIPVILLFAMVAAGGYHLDQSVPISADEKTFVPSDMPPLLDMEKVTRTMGATSTIPIIVTGENVLSHETLRWIAEFGAYEVERNDKITGVTSIATLLADQNGGVLPETSAEVAEVLARIPVETQKRYLNGNMETVLEFSTVSMEMDVAKSLIEKMRRDATWNEPPVGVTVTVTGGLEMFAAVMDDISDSRTLMTVLGFAFIFGFLVLVYRKTSAVSPVIPIAFIVGWNGAIMYFLGLDYTPLTAVLGSMTIGVASEYTILIMERCEEELARGMEFLDAIQTAVQKIGTAVTVSGMTTVFGFAALTLSTFNIISNFGIVTVISVGFSLVGAIVVMPAVLALMYRPARDRRKPVVAGP; from the coding sequence ATGAAAAATCCCTACGCGTGGCTCGCCGCCGCCATCAACAACCATACCTGGACAGTCGCCGGGGTTGCCGTAGCCGTCTTTATCCTCGCGTTCTTCGGGCTCTCGATGGTGACGATGGAGACCGGCGACGACACCTACATCGACAAGACCACCACGCGCGGTGCGCTCCTTGCTCACTACAAGGATACTTACGGCTCTGACGCCGTCATGCTCATCTACGAGGCTGACAGCGTGAGAAGCCTCGAAGTCCTCAGGTACATCGACAACCTCCACGAAGACCTCAGGAACGAGCGCTACGTCGCCGGGGTCACCGGGGTCGTCGACCTCCTCAAACAGGCCAACGGCGGCACCCTGCCGGCATCAAAGGCAGAGATCGACGCGATCATCGGGCAGGCCCCGCCGGAGATCGTCGAGAGAATGATGCCCTCTGACCTCATGACCCTCAGCGTCATCACCCTTGAACCCGGCGTCTCCCTGGACGCCCAGGGGCGGGTCCTCGAGAACATCGAGTCTGCCATCAGTATATCAGAGCCCCCGCCCGGTCTTTCGGTCACGGTCTCCGGGAACCCGGCGTTCGCAAAAGCGATGGGCGAAGCGATAGGGACCGAGATGGGCGTGCTGATCCTTGCGGCCATGCTCCTCATGGTCCTTGCAGTCTCGTTCCTCTTCTCTCACGTCCGCTACCGCCTCCTCCCGGTCGCGGTCGTGGCTGTCGGGCTCATCATGACCTTCGGGTTCATGGGCCTCTTCGGGATCCCGGTCAGCATGACGGTGGTCGGGGCGTTCCCGGTGCTCATCGGGATCGGGATCGACTACGCCATCCAGCTCCATGCCCGGTTCGACGAGGAGATCCGGCGCAGCACGATCCCGGAGGCCATACGGGCCACCGTCACGCAGATGGGGCCTTCAGTCCTCATCGCGATGACGGCGACGTCGCTTGGGTTCATCGCGATGTTCTTCGCCCCGGTGCCGATGGTCGCCGACTTCGGGAGTGTCTGCACCATCGGGGTCATCTCCTGTTACGTCGCGGCGCTCATCATCGTCCCGGTCTTTGCGATCATCACCCGCTACCAGCCGAAGAAGGAGACGGGGTCTTCTGCGGAACCTGACAACTCTCTCATCGAACGGTATAACCGCCTCCTTGGGCGACTGGCGTATACCATCGCAAAACACCCGATCCCGGTCATCCTGCTTTTTGCTATGGTTGCGGCAGGAGGCTACCACCTCGACCAGAGCGTTCCCATCAGTGCGGACGAAAAAACCTTCGTCCCCTCAGATATGCCCCCTCTCCTGGATATGGAGAAGGTCACCCGGACGATGGGGGCAACGAGCACCATCCCGATCATCGTGACCGGCGAGAACGTCCTCAGTCATGAGACGCTTAGATGGATAGCAGAGTTTGGGGCGTATGAGGTCGAACGCAACGACAAGATAACCGGGGTTACCAGCATCGCAACCCTGCTTGCAGATCAGAATGGTGGGGTCCTGCCCGAAACCAGCGCGGAGGTCGCCGAGGTTCTCGCCCGGATCCCGGTGGAAACCCAGAAACGCTACCTCAACGGGAACATGGAGACGGTGCTTGAGTTCTCCACGGTCTCGATGGAGATGGACGTCGCCAAGTCCCTCATCGAGAAGATGCGGCGCGACGCGACGTGGAACGAACCTCCGGTTGGCGTGACGGTGACGGTGACGGGCGGCCTTGAGATGTTCGCCGCCGTCATGGATGATATCAGTGATTCGAGGACGCTGATGACCGTGCTCGGGTTTGCCTTCATCTTCGGGTTCCTGGTCCTCGTCTACCGGAAGACCAGCGCCGTCTCGCCGGTGATCCCGATCGCTTTCATCGTGGGCTGGAACGGGGCCATTATGTACTTCCTCGGTCTCGACTACACCCCGCTGACCGCCGTCCTCGGGTCGATGACGATCGGGGTGGCCTCGGAGTACACTATCTTGATCATGGAGCGGTGCGAGGAGGAACTGGCACGGGGCATGGAGTTCCTTGACGCCATCCAGACTGCCGTGCAGAAGATCGGGACCGCAGTGACGGTCTCGGGGATGACGACGGTCTTTGGGTTTGCGGCGCTCACCCTCTCGACGTTCAATATCATCAGTAACTTCGGGATCGTGACGGTCATATCGGTCGGGTTCTCGCTCGTGGGCGCGATCGTCGTCATGCCGGCGGTGCTCGCGCTCATGTACCGCCCCGCACGGGACAGGCGGAAACCGGTAGTGGCCGGTCCCTGA
- a CDS encoding helix-turn-helix domain-containing protein has product MRKMIVEICPEGPLMDAPAEAREMNRAAKLFWDRLESVKIIEILKADFERGEETLVCEIVMKEGYAIDDLELPGILGSLEVLKTDGRAYTCFLRCVVRDEFLRQKMREFDLDVIWTTPMHQSRDSIVYTCIGDSRNLNKVLLLMSTYGEVRNVIFEEASFSGSDALSRLTPRQRDLLIAAKRYGYYEYPRRITSRQLAEKLGISKSTAIEHLRRGEARVISTFLAGY; this is encoded by the coding sequence ATGCGCAAGATGATCGTCGAGATCTGCCCGGAGGGTCCGCTGATGGATGCACCCGCCGAGGCCCGGGAAATGAACCGGGCTGCGAAACTGTTCTGGGACAGGCTTGAATCCGTAAAAATCATCGAGATTCTCAAAGCAGACTTTGAGCGGGGAGAAGAGACGCTGGTGTGCGAGATCGTGATGAAGGAGGGATACGCCATCGACGATCTCGAACTCCCGGGGATCCTTGGGTCTCTTGAGGTGCTCAAGACCGACGGCAGGGCCTACACGTGTTTTCTGCGGTGCGTCGTCCGGGACGAGTTTTTGCGGCAGAAGATGCGCGAGTTCGACCTTGATGTCATCTGGACCACCCCCATGCATCAGTCCCGCGACTCGATTGTCTATACCTGCATTGGCGACAGTCGGAACTTGAACAAGGTTCTCCTCCTTATGTCCACCTACGGGGAGGTCCGCAACGTGATCTTTGAGGAGGCTTCGTTCTCCGGGAGCGATGCCCTTTCACGGCTCACTCCCCGTCAGAGGGATTTGCTTATCGCGGCGAAGCGGTACGGCTACTATGAGTACCCTCGCAGGATCACCAGTCGACAATTGGCGGAGAAGTTAGGTATCAGCAAATCCACTGCAATTGAGCACCTGCGTAGGGGTGAGGCACGTGTCATCTCCACGTTCCTTGCCGGCTACTGA
- a CDS encoding TrmB family transcriptional regulator — protein MTPEIIPSLRALGMNEYEANVYSTLVGLQKATARDIHEVSGVPRGRIYEILNDLARRGFIGVEEGSPTSYYMLDIDQVFDRLKADYVRSLEETREALKTLSIKPRLPPVSFFILRSGWAIENHISSLFRRVKKSMVILCYSPEFLKKYCDIIKPLERKINLYVVVRKKEEYVGINLPIYEARGTVIELLETRPMMDEIGPSGVIRDECSILVDGRDFFAIVTAGSGRYAVVGSDMPIINYLQKTIVERVRAE, from the coding sequence ATGACTCCTGAGATTATCCCGAGCCTCCGGGCTCTCGGGATGAACGAGTACGAGGCGAACGTCTATTCCACGCTTGTCGGGCTGCAGAAAGCGACTGCCCGGGACATCCACGAGGTGAGCGGGGTTCCCCGGGGACGGATCTACGAGATCTTAAACGACCTGGCCCGGCGGGGGTTCATCGGCGTGGAAGAGGGGTCCCCGACCTCCTACTACATGCTGGATATCGATCAGGTCTTCGACCGGCTGAAGGCCGACTACGTCCGCTCCCTCGAGGAGACGCGGGAAGCGCTCAAGACCCTCTCGATAAAACCACGTCTTCCCCCGGTCTCGTTCTTCATCCTGCGGAGCGGGTGGGCGATCGAGAACCATATCTCCTCGCTCTTCCGGCGGGTGAAGAAGAGCATGGTCATCCTCTGCTACAGCCCGGAGTTTCTCAAGAAATACTGTGACATCATCAAACCCCTTGAGCGCAAGATCAATCTCTACGTGGTCGTGCGGAAAAAAGAGGAGTATGTGGGCATCAATCTCCCGATCTACGAGGCCCGGGGGACCGTGATCGAACTCCTGGAGACCAGACCGATGATGGATGAGATCGGGCCGAGCGGCGTGATACGGGACGAGTGCTCGATCCTGGTGGACGGCCGGGACTTCTTCGCCATCGTCACCGCGGGGTCGGGGCGGTACGCGGTGGTCGGGTCTGATATGCCGATCATCAACTACCTGCAAAAGACCATCGTCGAACGAGTGCGGGCGGAGTGA
- a CDS encoding serpin family protein, whose translation MSRRIAGLLFLAGLVALSCIAAGCTDIPGATPAGSGPPVDDPGNVTAGNTQFAFDLYRQLAADPQYTDQNLFFSPYSISSALAITYEGARGTTADEIRTVLHLPANDTLRREGFSAIDAGLNHGDANYTLRTANALWAEKTHQFLPEYIDVAEHWYSANATNLDFIDNPKGSRQTINQWVEGETEDRIRDLLPPGSVDTLTRLVITNAVYFKGTWVNQFDPNKTKEAEFRVGPNETVRVPMMHRTDEDAIYGYNETDTLQVLEMPYAHESGSELAMLVLLPVGDNLAAAEEVLAAEKIADLRQSLVKQQVRVSFPKFTLENGYSLPETLAAMGMPTAFTDAADLSGMDGTKDLFISGVVHKAFVDVNEEGTEAAAATGVVMGITSARPDTTPVFRADHPFIFLITEKDSGTILFVGRVVNPVGS comes from the coding sequence ATGAGCAGAAGGATTGCCGGCCTGCTGTTTCTCGCAGGCCTCGTTGCGCTCAGCTGCATCGCCGCGGGGTGCACTGATATACCAGGGGCGACGCCTGCAGGTTCCGGCCCGCCGGTCGACGACCCCGGCAACGTCACGGCCGGGAACACCCAATTCGCGTTTGACCTCTACCGGCAGCTCGCAGCCGACCCGCAATACACGGACCAGAACCTCTTCTTCTCGCCCTACAGCATCTCCTCAGCCCTTGCGATCACCTACGAGGGCGCCCGCGGCACGACCGCCGACGAGATCAGGACAGTGCTCCACCTCCCGGCAAACGACACCCTCAGGAGAGAGGGGTTCTCAGCGATCGATGCCGGTCTGAACCACGGCGATGCCAACTACACCCTCCGCACCGCAAACGCCCTCTGGGCCGAGAAGACGCATCAGTTCCTCCCTGAGTACATCGATGTGGCTGAACACTGGTACTCGGCAAACGCAACAAACCTTGACTTTATCGATAACCCCAAGGGGTCGCGGCAGACCATCAACCAGTGGGTTGAGGGAGAGACCGAAGACCGGATCCGCGACCTCCTCCCGCCCGGGTCGGTCGACACGCTCACCAGGCTCGTGATCACAAACGCGGTCTACTTCAAGGGTACCTGGGTCAACCAATTCGATCCGAACAAGACAAAAGAGGCAGAGTTCCGGGTTGGACCAAACGAGACCGTGCGCGTCCCGATGATGCACCGGACCGATGAAGATGCCATTTACGGGTACAACGAGACCGATACCCTCCAGGTGCTTGAGATGCCGTATGCCCACGAAAGCGGCAGCGAACTTGCGATGCTCGTCCTCCTGCCGGTAGGCGATAACCTGGCGGCCGCGGAGGAGGTCCTTGCTGCAGAGAAGATCGCAGACCTCCGGCAGTCGCTGGTCAAACAGCAGGTTCGAGTCTCCTTCCCGAAGTTCACGCTCGAGAACGGCTACAGCCTCCCGGAGACGCTCGCAGCGATGGGGATGCCGACGGCGTTTACCGACGCAGCCGACCTCTCAGGGATGGATGGCACGAAAGACCTCTTCATATCCGGGGTCGTCCATAAGGCGTTTGTCGACGTCAACGAAGAGGGCACCGAGGCCGCGGCGGCGACCGGGGTCGTCATGGGTATTACCAGTGCACGTCCTGATACCACGCCTGTCTTCCGGGCCGACCACCCGTTCATCTTCCTGATCACCGAGAAGGACTCTGGCACGATCCTCTTTGTGGGAAGGGTCGTAAACCCGGTGGGATCGTAA
- a CDS encoding pyridoxamine 5'-phosphate oxidase family protein produces MPDNLVALLRDWHSVPVATTGADGMPNVAAKSIMVRDPETIIWGELYFMQTYENLTRHPVASLCVWEWTPRLQRTR; encoded by the coding sequence ATGCCCGATAACCTTGTTGCGCTCCTGAGAGACTGGCATTCGGTCCCCGTTGCGACTACCGGAGCCGATGGGATGCCCAATGTTGCAGCCAAGTCAATCATGGTCAGGGACCCCGAGACCATCATCTGGGGCGAGCTCTATTTCATGCAGACCTATGAGAACCTTACGCGGCATCCTGTTGCGTCGCTCTGCGTCTGGGAATGGACCCCCCGTTTACAGCGTACAAGGTGA